The Gammaproteobacteria bacterium DNA window ACGCTCTGAATCACCCGCGAAAGCTTTTGCTTCCGGGCTATCAGCATCAAACAATGAGCTATCAAACATCTCTGTTTCAGGATTATCACCATCAAGCATCTCATCTAGATCATTATCAACTTTAATTCCTGAGCTCTCTGATTTGTCATTCAAATCATCATCAAGATTAATTGCATTATCAAGATCAGCACTTGCAGCTAGAGAAGAATCTAACATCTCTGTTTCACCATCATGGCTGACAGAAGAATTCAATTCATTTTCCAGTGAATCTTCATCAAAATCTAAAAATACATCATTACTATCGCTTGAATCATCAGCTGACGCTTGATCTGTACTTGTTTCATCCAAATCAAATGCTAACGTTTCCTCATCAGAGCTTGAATCATTTTCAGTACTAGACTCAACTTCTGAATCAAAATCTAAACTCGCTTCCAATATAGCAGTCGAAGACTCTTCCAATTCATCTTCTTCTAAATCATTAGCAAAAGTTTGTGTTGCTTCTTCTGCAGAATCCTGATCTATTTCATCACTTAATTCACCGTCATCGCCAAAGCTAAAGTCTAGTGAGTTATCATCAAGATCGTCACTTTCAAAGTCTTCCATGTCATCAGAGTCCATACTGAAATCATTAATATCATTGGCCTCCATTGCTTCAGTAGCAACTTCATCATTTACAACAACCTCGGATGAATCACTAGACGTTGACTCTGCTCCAGCAAATAAAGCATGAGCAGGAACTAATGCTGCGCCCATGGATACAATTTTAGCCCACTCAGGTGATTGCTTATCAATGCTTGATTCCATAGCTTCTACATGTTGCACGAACGCATCAGGCTTCTTATCTCCAGAATAAATTTCTGCAAGCTTGACCTGATACTTTGCATTGCCCGGCTCTTTTGCAAGTCCATCTTTCAAAAGTTCTTCTGCTTGCTGATATAAACCATAAGATATATAAACATCGGCCTCAGCTAATACGTCATCGCTATCAGCAGTAGTATCATCACCTGCAAATACACTTTCTTCTTCTACCTCATCCTCCGCATTGACCGTTTCAAGATCATCCAACGCTTCATCAATACTATCAGGAGTCGCGATCACCGTTTCATCAAGCATTTGATCAACGGAAGGTTCATCTTCAAAAGCAGGCAATCCATTTGCAACTAGTTCAGTATCTTCGACATTTGCATTTCTTCGTTTCAAACCTAGCCAGCCGAGTAAAAGTGCAATTAAAGCGCCACCTGCATAGAGCAACGACTTACTTTGGTCTTTAAATATTGAAGTGATTTTTTCGACAAAAGAAACTTCGGCGGCAGTCTCAACTGCAGCTACTTCAGGAACGATTTCTGGAGTTATCTCTGCTTCAGCAACTAAACTCTCAGGCTGTTCGACTTCAGCTTGTTGCTCTGCAGCTAAAAATTCTTCTGGTATTGGACCAGAAAAATCAGGTAACGGCTCAACCGTAGCAGCTTTAATCGCTTGCTCAGGTTCAACTTCCATTTCAGCTGCAATATCGGCTACTTGCTCTTCAGCCAAGGCCAGCGCTTCAGTAGCAGCATTCATAGCTTCTTCATCAGAACTGACTTGCTCTACTATCGAATCACCGTTATCCGCAGCCAATGTATTTTGTAATTGAGCTAACTGCTCATTCTGCAGGCTAATTATGTCTTCCTGCTTTTTAATCATAGATTCGAGTGACTCTATACGGCCTTTTAGCTCTGCATTTTCTTGACCTTTAGACTGTGTACTCTCCTTTAGCAAATTCACTTGCCTACGTAATTCTTTTAAGGTCGCATTTGCATCGTCACCGGTTTTGCCATCTGTAGCATCACCATCGCCTAATATAGACAAAGAAGAACTAGAATCTTTTGTTTGTTGCTCAGAAGACTCAGGAGTCTCCATGGCTTCCGCCTCAACCATTTCACCAGCATCTACATTTACCGCACTATCTGTTTGCGTCACTTGCTTCCAGACTTGCCATTGACGGCGAACTTCTGCGAGTGCATCACGTGCAGAATATTTAGATAAATCTTCAGCAGGTATGCGTAGTACTACGCCAGACTTAAGATTGTTAATATTATTTCTTGTAAAACCTTGAGGATTGGCTTCTTGTATCGCCAACATCATTTGATTAACGCTTACACCATTTTCACGCGCATAGGGTTCAGCAATACTCCATAGAGTATCTCCGCGCCTAACTGGCCTGGTGGAAGATTTTGTTTTTTTTAAAGGTACCGGCTTAGACACTGTACTGGGTACAGCCGCCTGTTTTGGTCGCACACTAGGTGTTGGAACTTTAGGTGCGGGTGTAGTTGCAACAGTGCGAGGCTTTGACACTGGCTTATTTGCAACAGGGGCAGGTTGTGTAGAAACTTTTGGTGCTTGAATTGTTGCTCTAGCTTTTTCGCCAAACACGGGAGGATCTAACAGCACTGTGTATTCTCTTAATAGTTTACCCTTGGCCCAACGCACATCAACCAAAAAGGTAAGAAAAGGTTCGCGTATAGAATCGGTAGATGTAACTCTAATAATTGGCTTACCTTTTAAAATCATTGGTGTGAATTTTAAACGAGTAAGAATATAAGGACGCGGAACACCTACTCTTTCAAACATTTGTTGACTGGCGAGCTCAACTTGTACTTCATCAATAGTTGCTGCATTGAATCCAACCAATTCAATTTCAGCATCCATTGGCTGATTAAGCGCAGAATTAATTTGTATTTCACCTAAGCCAAAGGCAAAAACTAGACCGGGGCTCCCAATAAGCATAGTGGCCAACAGCGTTAGTGCCACAATCTTCTTATGCATTCTTGTATCCCCCATGATTATTTTTTGTATATTCACTAGCCAATTAATAATTTTATAAAGATTCTACTTTAAGTTAAATGAGTAACTCACGACACTAATATAAATTATATATGATTTTCGATCAAAAATTCTGCGATCTGAATGCTATTTAAAGCAGCGCCTTTTCTCACATTATCACTCACTACCCACATATTTAGACCGCGAGGATGCGAGATGTCTTCTCGAATACGTCCTACAAATACAGGATCGGTTCCATCCGCTTCTGTCGCTGCAGTGGGGTAACCACCGTCTCGCCTCTCATCCATGACAACAATTCCCGGTGCTTTACCAAGTACTTCTTTAGCCTGTGCCGCTGTCATAGGCTTTTTTAGCTCCAAATGAACGGCTTCAGAATGACCAAATTTCACCGGAATTCTGACCGCGGTTGGATTCACACGGATGCTGTTATCACCCATAATCTTGTGTGTTTCCCAAACCATTTTCATCTCTTCCTTGGTATATCCGTTATCTTGGAATATATCTATATGTGGCAGTGCGTTAAAAGCAATTTGTTTCGGATAGACGTGACAATTCAGCGGCTCATTAGCCATAATTGCCTGAGTTTGCTCATCTAATTCATCAATTGCTTCTTTGCCAGTTCCAGACACTGCTTGATAGGTTGCTACGTTAATTCTCTCAATACCGACAGCATCATGGATAGGCTTTAAAGCCACCAACATTTGAATTGTCGAACAATTCGGATTGGCAATGATTCCGCGATTCTTATAATCTGCAATCGCATGCGCATTAACTTCAGGTACAACCAGGGGAATATCGTCTTCGTATCTAAATCTAGATGTGTTATCAATCACCACACAGCCATTTTCAGCAGCAATTGGGGCATAAATATCTGACACAGATGCACCAGGTGAAAATAGTCCGATTTGTACTTGTGAAAAATCAAATTTAGCCAAGTCCTGCGCTTCTAGACAACGGCTACCGAAAGAAACAGGTTTACCTACTGAGCGCTCACTTGCTAGTGCATAAACATTTCCAACAGGGAAACTTCGTTGCGCCAAAATCGACAACATCACTTCTCCTACAGCACCTGTTGCACCGACAACAGCAACATCATATTTTTTAGCCATTACGCTTCCTTAAACTCTTCTAAATTTACACCTTATGCAGATATATTTTTTGCAGATTGGCTAATACAGCATCACCCATTTCTATGGTAGACACCGCTTGAATATTGCCGTCTACAATATCTTGGGTACGCACACCTTGCTGCAAAGTAGCTATGACTGCCTGTTCTATACTTTTTGCAGCATTCACTTGATTGAAAGAATAACGTAACAACATAGCCAACGATAAAATTGTCGCTAATGGATTAGCAATACCTTTACCGGCTATATCTGGTGCTGAACCATGAATTGGCTCATACATCCCCTTATTCTCTTGATTCAAAGACGCTGAAGGCAACATACCAATCGAACCTGTTAGCATTG harbors:
- a CDS encoding aspartate-semialdehyde dehydrogenase codes for the protein MAKKYDVAVVGATGAVGEVMLSILAQRSFPVGNVYALASERSVGKPVSFGSRCLEAQDLAKFDFSQVQIGLFSPGASVSDIYAPIAAENGCVVIDNTSRFRYEDDIPLVVPEVNAHAIADYKNRGIIANPNCSTIQMLVALKPIHDAVGIERINVATYQAVSGTGKEAIDELDEQTQAIMANEPLNCHVYPKQIAFNALPHIDIFQDNGYTKEEMKMVWETHKIMGDNSIRVNPTAVRIPVKFGHSEAVHLELKKPMTAAQAKEVLGKAPGIVVMDERRDGGYPTAATEADGTDPVFVGRIREDISHPRGLNMWVVSDNVRKGAALNSIQIAEFLIENHI
- a CDS encoding FimV/HubP family polar landmark protein, translating into MHKKIVALTLLATMLIGSPGLVFAFGLGEIQINSALNQPMDAEIELVGFNAATIDEVQVELASQQMFERVGVPRPYILTRLKFTPMILKGKPIIRVTSTDSIREPFLTFLVDVRWAKGKLLREYTVLLDPPVFGEKARATIQAPKVSTQPAPVANKPVSKPRTVATTPAPKVPTPSVRPKQAAVPSTVSKPVPLKKTKSSTRPVRRGDTLWSIAEPYARENGVSVNQMMLAIQEANPQGFTRNNINNLKSGVVLRIPAEDLSKYSARDALAEVRRQWQVWKQVTQTDSAVNVDAGEMVEAEAMETPESSEQQTKDSSSSLSILGDGDATDGKTGDDANATLKELRRQVNLLKESTQSKGQENAELKGRIESLESMIKKQEDIISLQNEQLAQLQNTLAADNGDSIVEQVSSDEEAMNAATEALALAEEQVADIAAEMEVEPEQAIKAATVEPLPDFSGPIPEEFLAAEQQAEVEQPESLVAEAEITPEIVPEVAAVETAAEVSFVEKITSIFKDQSKSLLYAGGALIALLLGWLGLKRRNANVEDTELVANGLPAFEDEPSVDQMLDETVIATPDSIDEALDDLETVNAEDEVEEESVFAGDDTTADSDDVLAEADVYISYGLYQQAEELLKDGLAKEPGNAKYQVKLAEIYSGDKKPDAFVQHVEAMESSIDKQSPEWAKIVSMGAALVPAHALFAGAESTSSDSSEVVVNDEVATEAMEANDINDFSMDSDDMEDFESDDLDDNSLDFSFGDDGELSDEIDQDSAEEATQTFANDLEEDELEESSTAILEASLDFDSEVESSTENDSSSDEETLAFDLDETSTDQASADDSSDSNDVFLDFDEDSLENELNSSVSHDGETEMLDSSLAASADLDNAINLDDDLNDKSESSGIKVDNDLDEMLDGDNPETEMFDSSLFDADSPEAKAFAGDSERVDEDTVSLEQVQENLTAELETLSFDSDDIDPDKIEEDSLPTLQTSELGKPDLDLDDLSEDLAASETGTFEKDMLTEDVTEQFDVGNIDSTMTDLGEFGDDYELENPSVIEEVGTKLDLAKAFVDMGDEDAAKETLTEVMEQGDQTQIQQAKDLLDKLS